One Ilumatobacter fluminis genomic window, ACGGACTCGGCGGACAGCCGTGTCGGCGTGGGCGACGGCTCAGCCGCCGGCAAGCTTCTCGAGGGTCGCCTTCATCTCGGCGTGCACGGCGTTGATCGCCTGGAGCGGCCGCATCATCACCTTGAACTCGACGATCTGGCCGTCGTCGTTGCAGGTGATGATGTCGACGCCGTTGGCGTACTTGCCATCGACGGTCGTCTCGAACTCGAGCATCGCGTGGTGCCCCTCGCGGATCACCTTGACGTAGCTGAACTTGTTGTCGTCGTCCATGGCCGACGGCGTGCTGCCGGTGTCGGTCTCGGCGTCGACGTCCGCGAGCGTGCTCCCCGCAGCGCGCAGGTACATCTTGGTGATCTCACGCCCCTCCTGGGGCGTGTAGACGATCGGTGACAGGAACACGACGTCGGGGTGGAGGATCGAATCGAGTCCGCCCTCGAGGTCGCCGTTCAGGTGTTCGAACCAGCGGTCGAGGCAGTCGAAGATGGGATCGCGATCGCTCATGGCGCCAGTCTGGCCCCGGTTCTCGGGCGCAACCCAGTCGGAGCGCGTCGTCAGGCAGCGGAGTCGATACTGACGTGGTGCCGATCGCCGCCGGCGCGCTTGGCGCGGTACATGGCGCCGTCGGCCTTGGCGATCAGCTCCTCGAGGTTGCGGTGGTGACCGAGTGCGATGCCGACGCTGGCCCCGACCTCGATCGTCTGGCCCTCGTACCCGATCGGCTCGCTCAGGACGGCGATGATCCGATCGGCCAACTGGCGCACCGTGGTGTTAGCGAGTCGGCCGGCGGCATCGGTGAGCACGACGACGAACTCGTCGCCGCCGATCCGGCTGACGAAGTCGTCGGGGCGCACGGCGCGCACCAGCCGGTCGGCGATGGTGGCCAGGACGTGGTCGCCGGCGGCGTGGCCGTAGACGTCGTTGATCGGCTTGAACCGGTCGATGTCGATGAACATGACCGCACAGTCGTCGGTCGTCGCCATGATCCGGTCGAAACGGTGTGACAGGCCGAGTCGGTTCGGCAGGCCCGTGAGGTCGTCGCGCATCGCGTTGCTCGCGATGGTGCGGTCGTTGTGCGCCTTGGTCGCGATCAGGCTGAGGAGTTCGCGCGCCTGGGTGATCTGGCTGATCGGACCCTGCACCGACGGGTGATCGACCGACGTGCACGCGACGAGCCGGAGCGTCATGTCGAAGTCGGGGGAGTGGGCGCCGGCGTGAAACACCGAGCCGAAGCCCGCCTCGCGCAACGTGGCGGCGACGTCGGCTGGCAGCATGTCGAGTTCGGTCCGGGCCGGCTCGGTCGACAGGCCCGCCCACGGCACGGGTGACACGGTCGTCGCCGGGAGCTTTGCGACGACGTCGTCGCTCGCCACGACGCAGCGGGCCGTGCCGTTCGCATGCTGTTCGAACACCGCCACCGCCATCGCGTGCGGCGGCAACGCGAGTCGTTCGACGAGTGGCGCACACCCTTGTGCGACCGGGTCGTGCGAGGCGACGCCGGCGAACACCTCGGCGAGGAGTTCGTCGTCGCGGCAGTTGCGCACGTGGTACACGATCCCGTCGACCGCTCCGTCACCGAGGGCGTTGACGCCGGTGGCCTCCATCGGGATGATCCGTCCGTCGCGAGCGATGATGCGGAAACGGATCGGAAGCCACGGACCGTTCGTGGTCGCATCGTTCGCCGACGCGCTCGCGACGCCCTGGTACGCCTCCATGACGCTCGGGAGGTCGTCGGGGTGGACGGCGTCGAGCATCTGCATCCCGATCCCGTCGTCGAGGGTCCATCCGGACAGTTCGAGCAAGGCCTGGTTGCCGTACGACACCGTGCCGTCGGCGTTGACGACGAGGACGGGTGTCGGGACCAGGTCGAGCACGGTCTCGTAGAACCGTGGGTCCTGCGGGAGT contains:
- a CDS encoding nuclear transport factor 2 family protein is translated as MSDRDPIFDCLDRWFEHLNGDLEGGLDSILHPDVVFLSPIVYTPQEGREITKMYLRAAGSTLADVDAETDTGSTPSAMDDDNKFSYVKVIREGHHAMLEFETTVDGKYANGVDIITCNDDGQIVEFKVMMRPLQAINAVHAEMKATLEKLAGG
- a CDS encoding GGDEF domain-containing protein: MTEARHPRLPQDPRFYETVLDLVPTPVLVVNADGTVSYGNQALLELSGWTLDDGIGMQMLDAVHPDDLPSVMEAYQGVASASANDATTNGPWLPIRFRIIARDGRIIPMEATGVNALGDGAVDGIVYHVRNCRDDELLAEVFAGVASHDPVAQGCAPLVERLALPPHAMAVAVFEQHANGTARCVVASDDVVAKLPATTVSPVPWAGLSTEPARTELDMLPADVAATLREAGFGSVFHAGAHSPDFDMTLRLVACTSVDHPSVQGPISQITQARELLSLIATKAHNDRTIASNAMRDDLTGLPNRLGLSHRFDRIMATTDDCAVMFIDIDRFKPINDVYGHAAGDHVLATIADRLVRAVRPDDFVSRIGGDEFVVVLTDAAGRLANTTVRQLADRIIAVLSEPIGYEGQTIEVGASVGIALGHHRNLEELIAKADGAMYRAKRAGGDRHHVSIDSAA